The DNA region GGCGAGCGGTGCCCGCAATGCCGGTGTCCTCGTCGACGGAGTCCATTTCTTCAGGAATGGCGGCACACTCGCCTCGCTCCGAACCGAGATATGCTGGGTAAAGCACGTTCAGTTGTGCGATGTCGCTGGACCGGCGCCGGTGACAGCAGAGGAGATGGTCGCTGAAGCTAGAGGTGGGCGGCTCGCACCGGGGGAGGGCGAATTGCCGTTGAAGGAACTCGTCGCAACGGTCGCTAGCTCCGCGGCGATCTCGGTGGAAGTCCCACTCGCAGGGTCTGTCCCGCCTGAGACGCATTTGAAACATCTGTACGACAACGCCGAAGGATTATTCGGGCCGGATCGCTGATCCGGCGCCGGCGAGGCGTGAGCCGCGTCGGAGGGAGGAAGTCAACATATGGGTTATACGTTCGATTTTGGTGCGGTCTTCGACCGCGCCCCGGAATTGCTGTGGGGTTCGCTTGGAACGCTCGGTCTGGCGGTTGTCGGAATGATCCTTGCGCTCGCGATCGGTATTGTCGGCGTCGCTGCGAGAACGTCCAAGAACAAACTCGTTCGGGCTCCGGTGATTGCCTTTGTCGAGATTGTCCGAAACACACCGTTTCTGGTGCAGATATTCTTCATCTACTTCGCGCTTCCGCTCATGGGTATCCGTCTCAACCCCACCGCTACCGCCATCATCGCGCTGGGGATCAACGGGGGCGCCTATGCGATTGAGATCATACGAGGCGGCGTGGAAAGCGTGAGCAAGGGGCAGGTCGAGGCGGGCTTTGCGTTAGGCCTGCATAAAACCGATGTGTTCCGGCTGATCGTTCTGAAGCCGGCTCTCCGGGCGATCTATCCGTCCCTGACCAGCCAGTTCGTGATGCTGACCTTGACGACTTCGGTCTGCACTTCGATCGCCGCCTACGAGCTGACCTCGGCGGCGCAGCGAATCGAATCCGACACTTTCCGGAGTTTCGAGGTCTATTTCAGCGTGACCGCAATCTATCTGCTCATCTCGAGCCTGATGATGGGCATCTTCGCCCTTATCTCCCGTTCCTACTTCAACTACCCGACCCGATAGGAGGCGTTCATGGGTCCCATCGGTGAAAACGAGCTGTTCTTTCTCTTGCAGGGTCTGAAGTGGACTGTGCTGCTGGCCATCATCGGGTTTGTCGGAGGAGGTGTATTTGGAATCCTGATCGCTCTGGTGCGCACGTCGCAGAACCCTGTCGCACGCTACGCATCGTCGGGCTACATAGCGCTCTTCCAGGGCACGCCGCTCCTGATGCAGCTCTTCGTCGTCTACTACGGCGTCGCGCTATTGGGCGTCGACGTCAATGCATGGATCGCTGTGGCCATCGCGTTCACCCTCCATGCAAGCGCCTTCCTTGGCGAGATCTGGCGCGGCTCGATCGAGGCCGTTCCGAAGGGCCAGACCGAAGCCGCGAACGCACTGGGGCTGCATTACGTCTCCCGGATGAAGGACGTTGTCCTGCCGCAGGCGCTGAAGATTTCGATGCCTGCAACCATCGGATTTCTCGTTCAGCTGATCAAGGGCACATCGCTCGCAGCAATCGTCGGCTTTATCGAGCTTACCCGTGCCGGACAGATCATTTCAAACCAGACCTACCGTCCACTGCTCGTCTTTGGGATCGTCGGAATGGTCTACTTCATTATTTGTTGGCCTCTTTCCCACATCGGGAGCGGCCTCGAAAAACGGATGGCGAAAGCTGCCCGGTAACCTTGCTTCGCCCGAAGCAAGACCACAGAGGAGGAGAACGTAATGCATAGCAATCGCAGACAATTTCTTGGAATGGCCCTGGCTACGGCCGCCTTCGTCACGGTGGGCGCAGCTGCGGCTTCCGCGGCGACCGTCGAGGAGATAAAGGCCAAGGGCACGATCGTCGTCGGCATTCAGGGCGACAACGCGCCATGGGGCTTCGTCAACACGAGCGGCAAGCAGGACGGGTTCGATGCCGATGTCGCGACACTTTTCGCCAGGGAACTCGGAGTTAAAGTCCAGTTCCAACCGCTTGCCGTCGCCAACCGCATTCCGGCCCTGACCACCGGCAAGGTCGACATCCTGTTCGCCACGATGGCAATGACGGAAGAGCGCGCAAAATCGATCCAGTACAGCAAGCCATACGCGGCGAACACGATCTCGCTTTATGCGGCAAAGGCCGACACCGCGAAAACGCCTGCCGATGTTGCTGGGTGGGAAATCGGCGTGCCGAAGTCCAGCTCGCAGGACAAGGCCATTACCGACGCTGTGGGATCGACGGCGACCGTCCGCCGCTTCGACGACGACGCTTCAACCATTCAGGCGCTGGTCTCCGGACAGGTCAAGGCCGTCGGAGGCAACATGTTCTACGGACAGCGGCTGGATGCCGCCAGCCCAGGCACCTACGAGCGGAAGATCGACTTCCTGACGACTTACAATGGCGTCGGAACGCGACTGGGCGAGAAGGACTGGAACGAGGCCGTCAATGCCTTCCTCGACAAGATCAAGGCTAATGGCGAACTTGCAGCCATCACCAAGAAGTGGATGAAGATCGATCTGCCGACGTTCCCGGAATCCATTCCCAACATCCCGTTCACCGTCAAGTAAAGCATAAATGGAGGGCGCCGTGCTCAGTTCCGCTAACGACCAGCCGACATTGATATCGCTTGAAAAAGTGGAGAAGTGGTACGGCTCCTTCCATGCGCTGAAAAACATCAGCCTGTCGGTTCGCAAAGGCGAGAAGATCGTCCTCTGCGGGCCTTCGGGTTCCGGCAAGTCGACGTTGATCCGCTGCATCAACGCCCTCGAGCTAATTCAGGAGGGCAGGATCGTCGTCGAGGGGCAGTTGCTCGACGGCACCAGCAAGGCGGTTGATGCCATTCGGCGCGAAGTCGGGATGGTGTTCCAGAACTTCAATTTGTTCCCGCACATGACCGTTCTGCAGAACTGCGCGCTCGCGCCCATGAGGGTCCGCGGAACGAGCCGCGCTGACGCCGAGCGACTGGCGAGAAAATACCTCGAACGGGTTCGAATCCTTGATCAGGCGGAGAAGTATCCCGCGCAGCTCAGCGGAGGGCAGCAGCAGCGTGTCGCTATTGCCAGGGCCCTTTGCATGGAACCCAAGGCGATGCTGTTCGACGAACCGACATCTGCGCTCGATCCGGAAATGGTCAAGGAAGTGCTGGACACGATGATCGGACTGGCACGCGACGGCATGACCATGATCTGCGTCACCCATGAAATGGGCTTCGCCCGCCAGGTTGCAGACAGGGTCATCTTCATGGCTTCCGGCGAGATCGTAGAGGAGGCCGAGCCCGAGGTCTTCTTCAAGTCTCCGAAGCATGAGCGCACCAAGGCTTTCCTTGGCGAGATCCTCGCACATCACTGAGGTGATTGGGTTATTGAAATGAATAACAAAAAATTTCTCGTCGGTCTCATCGGGGCCGACATCCAAATGTCGAAGTCTCCCGCACTGCACGAAACCGAGGCGCGGCACCTGGGGCTGGATTACCATTACGAACTCTTCGATTTCGCCGAACGCGGTCTAACCGCTTCTGCGCTGCCTGAATTGCTCGCCGAACTTGAGGACCGCGGCTTCGCTGGAAGCAACATCACGCACCCGTGCAAGCAGACGGTCATCGCTCATCTCACAAGCCTATCCGAGGACGCCGAGATGCTCGGAGCAGTCAACACGGTCGTGCTTCGGGACGGAGAGCGGATCGGGCACAATACGGACTGGTATGGATTCTACAAGAATTTCGAGCGCGGTATGGCTGGTGTCGCCAAAACTCACGCCATCCTGCTCGGGGCAGGCGGCGCAGGGGTCGCCGTCGCGCATGCGGCAATCAAGCTCGGCATCGGGATGCTCTCGATCTTCGACCAGGACGCACATCGCGCCGCCACACTTGCCGATCAGCTCAACCGACGCTTTTCAAGAACCTGCGCCCAACCGATCAGAGACGTCGGTGCGGTGCTCGCTTCGGCCGACGGGCTGATTCACGCTACGCCGACGGGCATGCGAAGTCATCCGGGTCTCCCGATCGAACCGGAATGGCTTCACCCACGTCACTGGGTCGCCGATATCGTCTACATGCCACTTGTGACCGAACTTCTGGCTCTGGCAGAGAAGAAGGGGTGCAGGACCTTGCCGGGAGGCGGCATGACGGTGTTCCAGGCGGCGGCGGCCTTTGAACTGTTCACGGGTGTAAAACCGGATGCGGAGCGCATGTCGCGCCACTTCGAAGAATTGTGTAGAGCTACAGCCTGACCGGGAGGACACGCCTTGCCGCACATCATTATCGACTATAGCCAGGGTGCTGCCGAACGGGTGGCGATCGATGAATTGACCAGAGCGGTCCACCACCGGGTGCGAGACGGAGGCCTGGTGAAGCCCACTGCCGTGCGGACCTTCGCCAGGGAGGCGACCTTCTCCTGCGTCGGCGACGAGCATCCGGAAAATCACTTCATCCAGATAATCGTGCGCATGGCGCCTGGCCGGCCGGCAGAAACCAAGCGGGAATTGTTGAAGTCGGTCCTCGAAGCTGCGCGCGCTGTCGCAGCTCCCGCGCTGCAAGCAGGCCGGCTGGGGCTGCGGGCCGATCTTTACGAATCCGATCCGAATTTCGCATTCCAGGAAATAGCGTTCGCCTGAGCTTGGCAACGCCTTACACAAGGAAAATCGCAATGAGCCTGATCTACGTTCTTAATGGCCCAAACCTCAATTTGCTCGGCAAACGTCAGCCTCACATCTATGGTCACGAGACGCTGGCCGGTGTCGAGGCAGACTGCCGGAAACTGGCCTCGGAACTCGGCCACGAGATCCGTTTCCACCAGAGCAACCGTGAATACGAAATCATCGACTGGATCCACGAAGCGCGCGAAGACGGAGCCGGTATCGTCATCAATCCGGCCGCATTCACCCACACGTCGCTTGCGATACTCGATGCCTTGAACACGTTCGAAGGTCCAGTCATCGAAATCCATATCTCCAACATGTATAAGCGCGAAAGCTTCCGTCATCATTCCTTCGTTTCCCACCGCGCCGACGGCATCATCACCGGTCTTGGTACGGAGGGCTATCAGCTCGGAATCCGGCGCGTCGCGACGATGCTCACGGCAACGACGAAGGACTGACAAATGACTCCTCCGGTCAAACTGGCGGTCCTCGGCGCGGGGCTTATCGGGAAGCGCCACATCAAACACGTGCTGGACGAACCGATGGCGGAGCTTGTCGCTATCGTCGACCCGAGCCCGGTTGGAGAGGCGATCGCCAGCGAGGTCGGCGCCAAATGGTTTTCGACCTTCGCTGAGATGGTCGCCGCAGCGCGCCCTGACGGCGTCATCATTGCGACACCCAACCAGATCCACGTCAGAAACGGTTTTGAAGCCGTAGAAGCCGGCATCCCGGCATTGATCGAGAAGCCAATCGTCGACGATATTGCCGCTGGCGAGAGGCTCGTTGAGATGGCCGAGGCCAAAGGGGTTCCGCTGCTGACCGGGCATCATCGCCGACATAATCCGATGATGCAAAAAGCTAAACAGGTTATCGAAAGCGGAAAGCTCGGGCGAATACTGATCGTGAATGCCATGTTCTGGCTATTCAAACCGGAGGAATACTTCGACACTTCCTGGCGGCGCGAACGCGGCGCGGGACCAGTCTTTCTCAATCTGATCCACGACATCGACAACCTCCGCTATTTATTCGGGGATATCACGGCGGTCCAGGCGCTCGAATCCAACGCAGTTCGCGGAAACGCCGTTGAGGAGACCGCAGTGATCCTGATCGAGTTCAAAAACGGAATTCTCGGCACTGCTTCCGTTTCGGATTCGGTCGTCGCGCCATGGAGTTGGGAGATGACGACCGGCGAAAACCCCGCCTATCCTAAAACTGAGGAGGCCTGCTACATGATCGGCGGCACGCACGGGTCGCTGTCGGTGCCGTCACTCAACATGTGGAGCAATCCCGGCAGCAGGGGCTGGACGGAACCGTTCGAATGTCATCGCGCCAAAATCGAAAACCAGGATCCGCTGGTCCTGCAGATACGCCAGCTTTGCAGGGTCATTAGAGGGGAAGAAGCGCCGCTGGTCAGCGGACGTGAGGGACTAGAAACCTTAAAGGTTATCGACGCCGTGAAGCGATCCGCCGCAGCGGGCAAGCGAATCAGCCTGACCTAAATGGTTGCGTGCCAGCTCACGGCGGTCGGGAGCGTTACGCGCGGTGGCGGCATCCCTGGGACATCCCTCGAGTCAGGCCCGAGGACAGGAATGAGGGAGGTTGAAGTACGGCGCACAACGAGGCCGGACACCTTTGTCATCCAGAACCGCTTTGCAGAGAACTAAAGACCCGGCAGGAAGGAATCCTTCCATCCGGGTCTCTTTATTTCAAAGCTTCAACCGGCCGAAGCCGGTATGTCAATCCGGCGCGGATGTCTGCAGAGCGAGAGCGTGCAATAGGCCGCCCATGTTGCCCTTCAGCGCCTCGTAGACCATCTGGTGCTGCTGCACGCGGCTCTTGCCGCGGAAGGCTTCGGCGACGACTTCGGCGGCGTAGTGATCGCCGTCGCCCGCGAGATCGCGGATCGTCACCCTGGCACCGGGAATCCCAGCCTTGATCATGTCTTCGATATCGCCGGGTTTCATGGCCATGATGTTACTCCTTGCGCATCATTCCGCGGCAAGTTCGCCGCGGCCTTCCATGAAATCAGGGAACCACGATTCATGGGCATCGCGCAATTGCTGAATCGGCAGTGAAATAAGATCGCCGACATCAAGTGCATCTCCACCGACCGTGCCGAGGCGACGGAAGGGAACGCCGGCACCTTCCGCATTGACGCAGACGAAATCGGCAACATCGGCCGGCACAGCCAGCACGTAACGGGCCTGGTCTTCGCCGAAGAGCAGCGCATGCGCAGCACCCTTGCCTTCGCCCAGATCGATCTTCATGCCCTTGTTCGAGGCCATGGCCATTTCGGCGAGCGCGACGGCCAGGCCGCCCGAGGAAATGTCGTGGCAGGCGGTCGCCTGGCCGTTGCGGATGACGGAGCGGACGAAATCGCCGTTGCGGCGCTCGGCGAAGAGATCGACTTCCGGCGCCGGCCCTTCACGGCTGGAGAGCAGGTCCCTGAGATAGACGGACTGACCGAGATGGCTGCCGTCCACGCCGATCATGATCACCTTGTCGCCGTCATTGGCGCTGCCGATGCGGACCATCTTGCGCCAGTCCGGCAGCAGGCCGACGCCTGCAATCGTCGGGGTCGGCAGGATGGCGACGCCATTGGTCTCGTTGTAGAGCGAGACGTTGCCGGAGACGATCGGGAAATCGAGCGCCCGGCATGCTTCGCCGATGCCCTTCACCGCCTGAACGAACTGGCCCATGATCTCAGGCTTTTCGGGGTTGCCGAAGTTGAGATTGTCGGTGGCGGCAAGCGGCTCGGCGCCCGTCGCGGTGATGTTGCGCCAGCATTCGGCGACCGCCTGCTTGCCTCCCTCGAACGGATCGGCCTCGACATAACGCGGCGTCACGTCGGAGGAGAAGGCGAGCGCCTTGCTCTTGTGGCCATCGACGCGCACGACGCCGGCGTCGCCGCCGGGGAGCTGCAGCGAATTGCCCTGGATCAGCGTGTCATACTGTTCGTAAACCCAGCGGCGGCTCGACTGATTGGCGGAGCCGACGAGCTGGAGCAGCGCCTGGCCGTAATCCTTGGGGGCGGCGACGAGATTGGCGGGCAGGGGCGCAGGCTTGCCGGATTCGCGCCAGGGGCGATCATATTCCGGCGCCTGGTCGCCGAGATCCTTGATCGGCAGGTTGGCGACTTCTTCGCCCTGGTGCATGACGCGGAAGCGCAGGTCGTCGGTGGTCCTGCCGACGATGGCGAAATCGAGGCCCCATTTGACGAAGATCGCCTTGGCTTGCTCTTCCTTCTCCGGCTGCAGCACCATGAGCATGCGCTCCTGGCTTTCCGACAGCATCATCTCGTAGGCGGTCATCCGCTCTTCACGGACCGGCACCTTGTCGAGTTCCAGAAGAATACCCAGATCGCCCTTGGCGCCCATTTCGACGGCCGAGCAGGTGAGGCCGGCCGCACCCATATCCTGGATAGCGATGACGGCGCCGGTCTTCATCAGTTCGAGGCAGGCTTCGAGCAGGCATTTTTCGGTGAAGGGATCGCCGACCTGAACCGTCGGGCGCTTCTCCTCGATCGATTCGTCAAATTCAGCCGAGGCCATCGTCGCGCCGCCGACGCCGTCGCGGCCGGTCTTGGCGCCGAGATAGACGACCGGAAGGCCGACGCCCTTGGCTTCAGACAGGAAGATGGCATTCGATTTCGCGATGCCGGCGGCAAAGGCGTTGACCAAGATGTTGCCGTTATAACGCGCATCGAACTCGACTTCGCCGCCGACGGTGGGAACGCCGAAGGAATTACCGTAGCCGCCGACGCCGGAGACGACACCGGAGACGAGATGGCGGGTCTTGGGATGATCCGGCTCACCGAAGCGCAGCGCGTTCATCGCGGCGATCGGCCGCGCGCCCATGGTGAAGACGTCGCGAAGGATGCCGCCGACGCCGGTCGCAGCACCCTGATACGGTTCGATGTAGGAGGGGTGATTGTGGCTCTCCATCTTGAAAACCACGCAATCGCCGTCATCGATATCGACGACGCCGGCATTCTCGCCGGGCCCCTGGATGACGCGCGGCCCCTTGGTCGGCAGTGTCCGCAGCCATTTCTTCGAGGATTTGTAGGAGCAGTGCTCGTTCCACATGGCCGAGAAGATGCCGAGTTCGGTGAAGGTCGGCTCGCGGCCGATCAGATCCAGAATGCGCTGATACTCATCCGGCTTCAGGCCGTGGTTTGCAATGAGGTCCGGCGTGATCGGGATGGTGTTTGGAATGGTCATGAGCGGAAAGTCCCTGGCGCGTTTTGCGCTGTCTTTAGCTTATGTAGCGGCGACGCGCGACAGAAAAAAGCCCACCGTCAACAGAGGGCGGGCAGGCTTTTCTCGTAAAGGCGGCAATCGCTCAGAACTTGTAGCCGATCTGGATGCCGGCGCGCGTCATGCCGTCGTTCGGGCCGTCGCAGAGATTGGCATGAGAGGAGTGGGCGATCTGGGCCATCACGTTCCAATTGCGGGTGAAACGGTAACCGGCGCCGACATATTCGTGGAACAGAACGCGACAGCCGAGTTCCGGGCCGTCATCATTGTCGTCCAGCTCGCCGGTGTGGATGACGCCGCCGAATCCGGTTTCGGCAAAGAGCTTTTCGTTGAGATCGACCGTCCAGGTGAAGCCCGTGAAGAATTGCGTTGCTTCACCCGAGGTGCCGATGGAGGTCCCAAGATGGACGCGGGGATGCAGCAGCTGTTGTTGCCAGCCGACAGCCCCCTCATATCCGAAAGGATCGAAGAGAGCGGTAATCTCCGGAAAGACGCCATCTTCCCCGGCCCGACCCGATTGCACCGAGGCGGAAGCCCCGAAACGCAATTCATCGAATATCTGCTCGCTGGCATTGGCCGAACCCACCATCGAGGCGGCGGCTACGACTGCCACGGATGCCAGCCCCAAGAAGCGTAACGCGATCCTTCCGAACTCGACCCTCATCTGCCGTCCTTTGATTCGCACCAAGCGGGAATAACAAAGAGGTAGCACGGGGGGCGAGGCGGTAAAGCGCTCTCGTCAGGCGTGTGCGCTTTTTCGAAATTATGGCGTGCATTTGCAACAGATCATATTTCGCCGTCATAGGCGGAACCGCCATTTTCCAGCAGCCGGCGCAGGATCATCAGGCCTGCGGTCAATTCCTGGCCTGTTTTGGGTGAGGAGAAACCGATGCGAATGCGGTAGTAGGTTTTCTCGCCGCGGGCCGCCTTGAACTCGTCTTCGTCATCGACCAGCACGCCGTCGCGAAAGGCGGCATTCTTGAAGGTGCCGGACATCCAGGGCTCCGGCAATTTCAGCCAGAGGAAAGGCGCATGCGGATGCGACGCGAAGTCGAAACCCTGCAGATGTTCGCGGGCGAGATGGGCGCGCCGGGAGAGTTCCCCGATAACCTCCTTGCGGATGTCGTGCGCCCGGCCGCTTTCGACCAGGCGGGCACAGGTCTCTGCCAGGATGAAAGGCAAGCCGCCAGTGACCATCCTGTGCGTCACCTTGATGCGCTGGGCAAAATGCGGCGGGCAGGCGACCCAGCCGCCGCGCACACCGGCGGCGACTGATTTCGACAGGCCGTTGACCAGAAAGGTGCGGTCGGGCGCAAGGGAGGCGATGAGCGGCGTCTCATCGTCGGCCATGCCGCCGTAGAGGTCGTCCTCGATCAGCCAGACGCTGTGCTTTCGGGCGATTGCGGCAATTGCCGCGCGCCGCTCATGGGGCATGATCGTCACTGTCGGATTGTGGACAGTCGGCATCAGGAAGGCGATCTTCGGATGCTGCTGCTGGCAGAGCCGTTCGAAATCATCGGGAATGACGCCGAATTCGTCGGATGCGACCGTTACCGTGCGGCGGCCGAGAAGGCGGGCGCTGCGGCTGACCTGGGTGTAGGTCAGATTTTCGAAAACGATCTTGTCGCCCGGCGCCGAGACAGCGGCAATAACGGCGACCGCCGCGGCATGGGCGCCGAGCGTCGGCACGATGTTTTCGACTTCCGGCGTCCAGCCGCTGCGGGCAAGCCAGCGGCGGCCCGCCTCGAACCAGTTGCGCGGAAAACTTCGGGAATAGGAGGAAATCTCGGTGAGATGCTGTTCGCCGATCTCGGCGAGGATGGCTGAGATGATCTTGCCCTGGCCGAGGTCGGGGGCGGCTGTCGTATCGAAACGGATCTTGTCGGCAGGCGCGTCCTGAAAGCGAGTGCCGCCGAGCGAGACTGCCACTGGATCGGCTTGTTCACCGGGCGGCGTCTCGGCGCGGTTCAGCACATAGGTGCCGCGGCCAACCTCGCCGGCAACCAGGCCGCGCTCGTGCACCAGCGCATAGGCGCGGCCGATCGTGCCGATCGTCACGCCGATATCATAGGCAAGATTGCGCTGCGGCGGCAGTTTGCTGCCGGCGGGCAGGGCGCCGCTCGCAATGGCGGATTCGATGC from Rhizobium sp. NLR16a includes:
- a CDS encoding amino acid ABC transporter permease; this encodes MGPIGENELFFLLQGLKWTVLLAIIGFVGGGVFGILIALVRTSQNPVARYASSGYIALFQGTPLLMQLFVVYYGVALLGVDVNAWIAVAIAFTLHASAFLGEIWRGSIEAVPKGQTEAANALGLHYVSRMKDVVLPQALKISMPATIGFLVQLIKGTSLAAIVGFIELTRAGQIISNQTYRPLLVFGIVGMVYFIICWPLSHIGSGLEKRMAKAAR
- a CDS encoding Gfo/Idh/MocA family oxidoreductase, which codes for MTPPVKLAVLGAGLIGKRHIKHVLDEPMAELVAIVDPSPVGEAIASEVGAKWFSTFAEMVAAARPDGVIIATPNQIHVRNGFEAVEAGIPALIEKPIVDDIAAGERLVEMAEAKGVPLLTGHHRRHNPMMQKAKQVIESGKLGRILIVNAMFWLFKPEEYFDTSWRRERGAGPVFLNLIHDIDNLRYLFGDITAVQALESNAVRGNAVEETAVILIEFKNGILGTASVSDSVVAPWSWEMTTGENPAYPKTEEACYMIGGTHGSLSVPSLNMWSNPGSRGWTEPFECHRAKIENQDPLVLQIRQLCRVIRGEEAPLVSGREGLETLKVIDAVKRSAAAGKRISLT
- the aroQ gene encoding type II 3-dehydroquinate dehydratase, encoding MSLIYVLNGPNLNLLGKRQPHIYGHETLAGVEADCRKLASELGHEIRFHQSNREYEIIDWIHEAREDGAGIVINPAAFTHTSLAILDALNTFEGPVIEIHISNMYKRESFRHHSFVSHRADGIITGLGTEGYQLGIRRVATMLTATTKD
- a CDS encoding acyloxyacyl hydrolase codes for the protein MRVEFGRIALRFLGLASVAVVAAASMVGSANASEQIFDELRFGASASVQSGRAGEDGVFPEITALFDPFGYEGAVGWQQQLLHPRVHLGTSIGTSGEATQFFTGFTWTVDLNEKLFAETGFGGVIHTGELDDNDDGPELGCRVLFHEYVGAGYRFTRNWNVMAQIAHSSHANLCDGPNDGMTRAGIQIGYKF
- a CDS encoding BolA family transcriptional regulator yields the protein MAMKPGDIEDMIKAGIPGARVTIRDLAGDGDHYAAEVVAEAFRGKSRVQQHQMVYEALKGNMGGLLHALALQTSAPD
- a CDS encoding PLP-dependent aminotransferase family protein; its protein translation is MTNWLPDLSRGSGPVYLRLADSIESAIASGALPAGSKLPPQRNLAYDIGVTIGTIGRAYALVHERGLVAGEVGRGTYVLNRAETPPGEQADPVAVSLGGTRFQDAPADKIRFDTTAAPDLGQGKIISAILAEIGEQHLTEISSYSRSFPRNWFEAGRRWLARSGWTPEVENIVPTLGAHAAAVAVIAAVSAPGDKIVFENLTYTQVSRSARLLGRRTVTVASDEFGVIPDDFERLCQQQHPKIAFLMPTVHNPTVTIMPHERRAAIAAIARKHSVWLIEDDLYGGMADDETPLIASLAPDRTFLVNGLSKSVAAGVRGGWVACPPHFAQRIKVTHRMVTGGLPFILAETCARLVESGRAHDIRKEVIGELSRRAHLAREHLQGFDFASHPHAPFLWLKLPEPWMSGTFKNAAFRDGVLVDDEDEFKAARGEKTYYRIRIGFSSPKTGQELTAGLMILRRLLENGGSAYDGEI
- a CDS encoding 5-carboxymethyl-2-hydroxymuconate Delta-isomerase; the encoded protein is MPHIIIDYSQGAAERVAIDELTRAVHHRVRDGGLVKPTAVRTFAREATFSCVGDEHPENHFIQIIVRMAPGRPAETKRELLKSVLEAARAVAAPALQAGRLGLRADLYESDPNFAFQEIAFA
- a CDS encoding shikimate dehydrogenase, with amino-acid sequence MNNKKFLVGLIGADIQMSKSPALHETEARHLGLDYHYELFDFAERGLTASALPELLAELEDRGFAGSNITHPCKQTVIAHLTSLSEDAEMLGAVNTVVLRDGERIGHNTDWYGFYKNFERGMAGVAKTHAILLGAGGAGVAVAHAAIKLGIGMLSIFDQDAHRAATLADQLNRRFSRTCAQPIRDVGAVLASADGLIHATPTGMRSHPGLPIEPEWLHPRHWVADIVYMPLVTELLALAEKKGCRTLPGGGMTVFQAAAAFELFTGVKPDAERMSRHFEELCRATA
- a CDS encoding transporter substrate-binding domain-containing protein produces the protein MHSNRRQFLGMALATAAFVTVGAAAASAATVEEIKAKGTIVVGIQGDNAPWGFVNTSGKQDGFDADVATLFARELGVKVQFQPLAVANRIPALTTGKVDILFATMAMTEERAKSIQYSKPYAANTISLYAAKADTAKTPADVAGWEIGVPKSSSQDKAITDAVGSTATVRRFDDDASTIQALVSGQVKAVGGNMFYGQRLDAASPGTYERKIDFLTTYNGVGTRLGEKDWNEAVNAFLDKIKANGELAAITKKWMKIDLPTFPESIPNIPFTVK
- a CDS encoding amino acid ABC transporter permease, yielding MGYTFDFGAVFDRAPELLWGSLGTLGLAVVGMILALAIGIVGVAARTSKNKLVRAPVIAFVEIVRNTPFLVQIFFIYFALPLMGIRLNPTATAIIALGINGGAYAIEIIRGGVESVSKGQVEAGFALGLHKTDVFRLIVLKPALRAIYPSLTSQFVMLTLTTSVCTSIAAYELTSAAQRIESDTFRSFEVYFSVTAIYLLISSLMMGIFALISRSYFNYPTR
- the purL gene encoding phosphoribosylformylglycinamidine synthase subunit PurL, producing MTIPNTIPITPDLIANHGLKPDEYQRILDLIGREPTFTELGIFSAMWNEHCSYKSSKKWLRTLPTKGPRVIQGPGENAGVVDIDDGDCVVFKMESHNHPSYIEPYQGAATGVGGILRDVFTMGARPIAAMNALRFGEPDHPKTRHLVSGVVSGVGGYGNSFGVPTVGGEVEFDARYNGNILVNAFAAGIAKSNAIFLSEAKGVGLPVVYLGAKTGRDGVGGATMASAEFDESIEEKRPTVQVGDPFTEKCLLEACLELMKTGAVIAIQDMGAAGLTCSAVEMGAKGDLGILLELDKVPVREERMTAYEMMLSESQERMLMVLQPEKEEQAKAIFVKWGLDFAIVGRTTDDLRFRVMHQGEEVANLPIKDLGDQAPEYDRPWRESGKPAPLPANLVAAPKDYGQALLQLVGSANQSSRRWVYEQYDTLIQGNSLQLPGGDAGVVRVDGHKSKALAFSSDVTPRYVEADPFEGGKQAVAECWRNITATGAEPLAATDNLNFGNPEKPEIMGQFVQAVKGIGEACRALDFPIVSGNVSLYNETNGVAILPTPTIAGVGLLPDWRKMVRIGSANDGDKVIMIGVDGSHLGQSVYLRDLLSSREGPAPEVDLFAERRNGDFVRSVIRNGQATACHDISSGGLAVALAEMAMASNKGMKIDLGEGKGAAHALLFGEDQARYVLAVPADVADFVCVNAEGAGVPFRRLGTVGGDALDVGDLISLPIQQLRDAHESWFPDFMEGRGELAAE
- a CDS encoding amino acid ABC transporter ATP-binding protein, with the protein product MEGAVLSSANDQPTLISLEKVEKWYGSFHALKNISLSVRKGEKIVLCGPSGSGKSTLIRCINALELIQEGRIVVEGQLLDGTSKAVDAIRREVGMVFQNFNLFPHMTVLQNCALAPMRVRGTSRADAERLARKYLERVRILDQAEKYPAQLSGGQQQRVAIARALCMEPKAMLFDEPTSALDPEMVKEVLDTMIGLARDGMTMICVTHEMGFARQVADRVIFMASGEIVEEAEPEVFFKSPKHERTKAFLGEILAHH